A section of the Rhodobacteraceae bacterium M382 genome encodes:
- a CDS encoding zinc ABC transporter substrate-binding protein: MRLPTSLIACVAATCSIVSTADAEVPQVVTDIAPIQSLVARVMVGVGEPEALLRPGESPHDYALRPSRARLLADADMVVWTGEALTPWLEQPLDTLAGDATRIELMAVEGTVLWPVRDVAVFDDHHDDDGHDDDGHDEEGHVDEGHDGDGHDEGHADDHADDHDGDEQHGDDHDSDHEVDHAAHMGMDAHVWLDPVNGQLWLGVIAAELSRLDPDNSETYAANAQAGQAELQTAMRQIAEQLAPVKDRRFMVFHDAYQYFDRRFDLSIAAAVMSGDAAMPGAARVAEVRNAVLEQGITCAFAEPQFNPGLFSAVFNDGPANIAILDPVGAELATGAGLYEAVLRDLADNIAKC, translated from the coding sequence ATGCGCTTGCCTACCTCTTTGATTGCCTGTGTCGCAGCGACCTGCAGTATTGTTTCAACCGCTGATGCGGAGGTGCCGCAGGTCGTGACCGATATTGCGCCGATCCAATCGCTGGTGGCCCGGGTGATGGTGGGAGTCGGGGAGCCCGAGGCATTGTTGCGCCCGGGCGAGTCGCCGCATGATTATGCGTTGCGCCCGTCTCGGGCCCGATTGCTGGCGGACGCGGACATGGTGGTCTGGACGGGCGAGGCGCTGACCCCCTGGTTGGAGCAACCGCTCGATACGCTCGCAGGTGATGCGACGCGGATCGAACTGATGGCGGTGGAGGGCACTGTGCTGTGGCCCGTACGGGATGTGGCTGTGTTTGACGACCATCACGACGATGATGGCCACGATGACGATGGCCACGATGAAGAGGGCCACGTTGACGAGGGCCACGACGGCGATGGCCACGATGAGGGTCATGCCGATGATCACGCCGATGATCACGACGGTGATGAACAGCACGGTGACGATCACGACAGCGATCATGAAGTCGACCACGCGGCGCATATGGGAATGGACGCCCATGTGTGGCTCGACCCGGTGAATGGTCAGCTGTGGTTGGGCGTCATCGCGGCCGAGCTATCCCGTCTCGATCCTGATAACTCCGAGACCTATGCCGCGAACGCCCAAGCTGGTCAGGCGGAGCTTCAGACGGCCATGCGGCAGATCGCCGAACAGCTGGCCCCGGTCAAGGATCGCCGCTTTATGGTGTTCCACGATGCGTATCAATATTTCGACCGTCGCTTTGATCTGAGTATTGCCGCCGCAGTGATGTCTGGCGATGCGGCAATGCCCGGTGCGGCCCGGGTCGCCGAAGTCCGAAACGCAGTGCTCGAACAGGGCATCACCTGTGCCTTTGCCGAACCACAGTTCAACCCCGGCCTGTTTTCTGCCGTCTTCAACGACGGACCGGCCAATATTGCAATCCTGGATCCGGTCGGGGCCGAGCTGGCCACAGGTGCAGGGCTGTATGAGGCGGTGTTGCGCGATCTGGCAGACAACATTGCAAAGTGTTGA
- a CDS encoding LysR family transcriptional regulator → MKTLPPLSQFQAFEAAARHLSFSRSAIELNVQQPAISRQIGALEAALGVKLFLRSKPNLTLTPEGETLFAAVSSGLEAIRNGARSVQQAQRDDVIVVNAAIGFTSLYLLPRMAEFQARFPDVRLEVVTRDQNPDYDPALCDITVVFGARGPAGMSAKMIFNEELIPVCAPGYLRNDTPLPLADLANQHLLHMSSPDHGGDWGLYFAETNLMPPEPRSFERILSYMVYLRAIQMGNGIGLGWGRLIDELLASGSLVPACTRTWHTDRGYFCCITPRAADTPAALAFQEWITRG, encoded by the coding sequence ATGAAAACTCTCCCTCCTCTCAGTCAGTTTCAGGCCTTTGAAGCGGCCGCGCGCCATCTCAGCTTTTCGCGGTCGGCCATCGAACTGAACGTGCAACAACCTGCGATCTCACGTCAGATCGGCGCGTTGGAAGCCGCCCTGGGTGTCAAACTGTTTCTGCGCAGCAAACCCAATCTGACCCTGACACCGGAGGGTGAAACCCTGTTTGCGGCTGTTTCGTCGGGGTTGGAGGCCATTCGCAACGGCGCGCGCTCTGTCCAGCAGGCCCAGAGGGACGATGTGATCGTGGTGAATGCCGCAATCGGGTTCACATCGCTGTACCTTCTGCCGCGCATGGCGGAATTTCAGGCGCGGTTTCCCGATGTCAGGCTCGAAGTCGTGACCCGCGACCAAAACCCTGACTACGACCCTGCCCTATGTGACATCACGGTGGTATTCGGGGCGCGGGGCCCGGCCGGCATGTCGGCCAAGATGATCTTTAACGAAGAACTCATACCGGTCTGCGCACCCGGTTATCTGAGGAATGATACCCCTTTGCCGTTGGCCGATCTGGCCAACCAGCATCTCCTGCATATGTCCAGCCCGGATCATGGCGGCGACTGGGGGCTGTATTTTGCCGAAACCAACCTGATGCCGCCCGAACCGCGGTCCTTTGAGCGGATCCTCAGCTATATGGTCTATCTACGCGCCATCCAGATGGGCAACGGGATCGGATTGGGGTGGGGACGCCTGATTGACGAACTTCTGGCCAGCGGGTCGCTGGTACCGGCCTGCACACGCACGTGGCACACCGATCGCGGCTACTTCTGCTGTATCACGCCACGCGCGGCAGACACGCCCGCCGCCCTGGCCTTTCAGGAGTGGATCACGCGCGGCTGA
- the leuB gene encoding 3-isopropylmalate dehydrogenase, producing MQKLDILALGGDGIGPEVLEAGLAVAETVAGRNDLQLNVQHDLLHGAAWDQHGTFLHDETLARATSADAVLVGAVGGPQWDDIRVDGGPEMQDGLMRLRHALDSFAGLRPARFWAPLAERTPFRPGVAEDADIMVLREMCGGVMFAQPRGQTLRDGVRYGYDTAAYDDREVSRIMRAGFELARQRSGRIVSADKANVMESYKLWRQVADEVAGEFPDMALTHMYADNCAYQMARDPAAFDVIVGCNLIGDFLSDLAAVVSGSLGMLPSACLCDVPVAGARIKGIYEPVHGSAPDIAGQGIANPFGMILSVAMMFRYTAGRPDLQSQIEQAVERVLSAGIGTPDIGGTHATQDVADAVIRELAP from the coding sequence ATGCAGAAACTGGACATATTGGCGCTGGGTGGCGACGGGATTGGTCCCGAAGTGCTCGAAGCCGGGTTGGCGGTGGCTGAAACAGTCGCCGGGCGGAATGATCTGCAGCTGAATGTGCAGCATGATCTGCTGCATGGGGCGGCCTGGGACCAGCACGGAACCTTTCTGCATGACGAAACTCTGGCACGGGCGACATCTGCGGATGCGGTTCTGGTGGGGGCTGTGGGTGGGCCGCAATGGGATGATATCCGGGTCGACGGCGGCCCCGAGATGCAGGACGGATTGATGCGTCTGCGTCACGCGCTGGACAGTTTTGCCGGACTGCGTCCGGCGCGGTTCTGGGCACCGTTGGCAGAGCGCACCCCCTTTCGGCCAGGGGTGGCCGAAGATGCCGACATCATGGTTCTGCGCGAGATGTGCGGGGGCGTGATGTTCGCGCAACCGCGGGGCCAGACCCTGAGGGACGGTGTGCGCTATGGCTATGACACCGCGGCCTATGACGACCGCGAAGTGAGCCGCATCATGCGTGCCGGGTTCGAACTGGCGCGTCAGCGGTCGGGCCGGATCGTATCGGCGGACAAAGCCAATGTGATGGAGAGCTACAAGCTGTGGCGACAGGTTGCAGACGAGGTGGCCGGGGAATTCCCGGACATGGCCCTGACCCATATGTATGCCGACAATTGCGCCTATCAGATGGCCCGTGACCCGGCCGCATTTGATGTGATCGTGGGGTGCAATCTGATTGGCGACTTCCTGAGCGACCTGGCCGCGGTCGTGTCCGGCAGCCTGGGCATGTTGCCCTCGGCCTGCCTGTGTGACGTGCCGGTTGCGGGCGCGCGGATCAAAGGGATCTACGAGCCGGTTCACGGCAGCGCACCCGATATAGCAGGACAGGGCATTGCCAACCCATTCGGCATGATCCTGAGCGTTGCGATGATGTTTCGCTATACCGCCGGGCGTCCGGATCTGCAGAGCCAGATTGAACAGGCCGTCGAGCGGGTTCTGAGCGCCGGAATCGGGACGCCTGATATTGGCGGGACGCATGCGACCCAGGATGTCGCCGACGCCGTGATCCGTGAGCTTGCACCATGA